From the genome of Mauremys reevesii isolate NIE-2019 linkage group 24, ASM1616193v1, whole genome shotgun sequence:
tttgagcattggcctgctaaacccagggttgtgagttcaatccttgaaggggccatttagggatctggggcaaaaatctgtctggggattggtcctgcttcaagcagggggttggactagatacctcctgaggtcccttctaaccctgatattctatgaaatgagCTAAAAGAATGATCCAAGGCCTGGCAAACCTGCTTTACAGTGAGAGTTAAGCAGCTCCCTCTATTCAGATTATCAGAGAGAAGGTTGAGTGGCTACTTGATTAGTCtctcaggggttcccaaactgggggttgtgacccaaAGGATACCAGGGGCTGGTGGTCAGAAACTGAAAATGTAGAGGGGTGTGTGCGCCAGAACTTCAGTGTTTTGTGGTGCCCAGAGCCGTACACATATCTCATGTGGCGGGTACCATTTTATTGGCCAGgcttggggaaaggccccaataCCCTTGGGGAGGCTCAAGGGCTAACTCCTCAAGGTGAGATTACCTGGCAGGGGGGGACCCGTCCCAATGTtcctgcagggggcaggagcagagggccGGGCCAGGAGAATCAGCACCATGTGACAGGGACAATGCACAGATCCCCTgtgccctctcccccagcagctaCTGGTACCTGGCACTGTCAGGGCCAGGCAGGCGCCTCTGATACTGGGACGGGCCAAGCAGCCGCCTGTGGCACAACTATTCAGTTCCGCCCACCTCAGCACCGCCTGCACCTGGTGTCAgtgcctctccccaggcctggccTGAGCTTTTCCCACTGACCCCAACAAGTCCCTTTCCCTACTCTCCCAAACACCCCTAATGCCTCTTTCAGCCCAGCTAGCCACTCCAGCACCCAACCCCCCTTAGGATCTCCCCCCTTGGTCTCCTTCCTGTCTCCTCCATCAGTGTATTATGAGAGAAACTTCTGGGAGGCACCCCTGGTAGGCTGGTGGGCTCGCTGTCAGGcacccctgggcccagcctggagaTCGCATTGCCAGAGGTGATCCCAAAGGGGGCCGTGGCATGAAaatgtttgggaaccactggtctatacgTATGTACGCAGGGAGAAGAGATCTGAGAGTGGAAAGCTCTTGGATCTAGCAGGCAAAGGCAGAACCAGGtgccaatggctggaaattgaagctagacccattcagactagaaataaggtgcatgtTTTCACCAGTAAAGggaattaacctttggaacaacgTCCCGGGGATGTGATGGGTTCTCCATCATCTGAAAgcgcttgtctacattacccacaGGATTGatgggcagcgatcaatccagcgggggtcgatttagcgtgtctagtctagacgtgataaattgacccctgagcgctctcctgttgactccaggTACCAGagcgagaggtgcaggcggagtcgacgggggagcagcagcagttgactcaccgcagtgaagacaccgcggtgagtagatctaagtacgtcgacttcagctacgttattcacatagctgaagttgcgtaacttagatcgatttcccccccagtgtagaccaggccaaagtcaagactggatgtctttctaagcCAAGATACTGGGCTGGGTGCAGGAAGTGCCGTGTGACGTTCTCTGGCCGGAGTTGTACAGGATGccagacaagatgggtgaggagAAGGAGAGTCTATAACGGCGCCAGCTTGTGAGGCTGAGAGGTGGAAGGATTGTTCGATATCTCCACTCAGAGGAGGCAGCGAGAGGGCTAAGAAGGAAAGGCGAGCAGTTCTGTGTGGGGCTCCCAAGAGGAGAGAGTGCCAGGCAGTTAGAGGCTCTTGACTGGAAGAGGTGTGTGGGGTGTCCGTCCTCAGCGTGTGCACCCTGCCTTTGAGAATTTGTGTTCCTCCTTCCCTCAGGGTTTGGAAAACAAGGCTGTGAAGTGAGAGGCACAGGGGAGAATCCAAGACCTGCTCTTCTGATGCATAACAGAGCAAAGAGATGAAGGGGTAAGTACCAGAGAGACAGATGCATCTTTAACCAAGATGTCATTATCCAAATGTTACTCTGCCATTGACATGAAATAAGCGATAACTACAGAGCTGCGAACAGGTGGTCTCCaaatcccttcccctctcagTGGCTCAACTTTCACTTTCTTGACTCAGTTGATGAGCtctctctgagggtatgtctgcatgtgtagacatacctgagttAGCTTGAATCGGGCAAACTGGCTACAGATAACAAAGTAGCCACTAGCCGCCCAGCTCCAGTGCTATTTTTAGCGAGCTAGCGTGGTTATGCCTACGCATGCTGCAGTCACGcctcctgactgcagtgtagacgtacccaagaAAGTCTTCCGGGCAGACAAGACCTGAATGTTTGATGTAAAAACACAagcagttaaaagaaaaaaaaaaagtaactttgACTGTAGCTGACCCAGATGGGGAGGAAGTCAATTACCATCTTTTCTATTCCACAAGTCGATTTCCCCTCTGGCTAATCACATTCCACTTGGGGCTCCGCTTTTCGGAGCACCTGTGATACTGACCCCATGTCACCAGCCATCACTGCGGGAGCCTTGTTGTGCTGCTTGTTGTGTTCTGTCCTCACTGGTGGCTTGTTCCCTTTGCAGACAGCAGAAAGCGGCTGAGACTGAAGAGGGCACTGTGCAAATCCAGGAAGGTGAGGGGCGACCTCCATTCCCAGCCTTGGGAGACCCTCCCCATGGCATTCTGGAGCCAAAGCTCTGCCTAGGAAAATGCCACGATTCGGCACTGTTGTTCTCACTGCCAACCACCCAGGGTGGGGTTCCCAGGGAACTGGTGGTGCTGTGTCACCGTTTCCAATGCAGCCCACGTCGGAGGTGCCAGGATCTCTCTGCCATCTGACGGCTGTCTGGCGGGCTGTGTGAATTGATTTCAGATGGCCGGGGAGGGAAGGTTGCAGGTCCTGGTGGAATTGCTATCACAGCTGGAACCCATCAGTCCCCTAGGAGTGCCAGCTTGGTCTGTGACAGAGATGTAAGAACCTGGATGTAGCAgaggtgggataatctgccccccacaTTAGGTCTCTATTGGAGactggcttaagccctgaagcatgaggtttaatatccttCCAGAATTGTTAGCAGGAATGTTGCTCGCTCTTGACCTCCAGAGAAACGGATGGTCCTGCTTGTATCTTGCTCAGCTGTTGGCCTCAGCAGCTCAGGACCTGTCATAGAAGCTGGGAACTGTCTGGCCAGGACAaggcattgggggtgggggctggggaaccTTCCGTGGCTGCTGCCTGATGATTTCTTCCCTGTCATGTGCGTCCCTGTTTTCTTTCCTGAAGGTGCAGTGGCGACAGGCGAAGATCCCACCAGCGTTGCCATTGCCAGCATCCAGTCGGCGGCCACTTTCTCCGACCCCAACATCAAGTATGTCTTTCGCACAGAGAATGGCGGGACTCAGGTACGCCTGCACggcctccctgcagcagcagctgtctccAGTCTCTCTGTCTCCTGGGGGGAGACACCTTCAGGCTGGGTGGGGGTGACTGTTCCTAGACCTGGCAATGCCCCGCTGGAGGGGTGCAGGATGAAGAAATGAAACACAGCCCCTGTGCTCCGCATGTTTGCTCCTTGGCCATATGCTGGTATATGCCAGCCAGTGCAGAAAGCTTGCAGCTCTGTGAGCAAACCCAAGTGCACAAGAACCTAGTGTCCAGTCTAGCTAGGCCAGGCCCCTCGTTTGCATCTGTGCTGGGCCAGATTGCTGCACCTCTAGGAGAGACAGTGCACCAAGTGGGGGGAGTTGGGCCTCCTGATTCTGGGATGTCCGAGGCACCTGGTTAACCACCAGTGCggttgggggtgggaagagaggacCAGGCGACAGACGCAtgggcaggggaaagggaggagcagtGAGGGCTACAATAAAGCGCTCCAGAAAAGCTAAATGTCCGTGgtctggtgctctgtgctgagcCTCTGCCGTTCCGCTGGGCATTGTCAGGAGCTGGGAGCGCTCCCCACCTCTGCATGAAAGGCAGATAAAAGAGCATGATATGTCGTGCATTGCCCCAGGTGTTAGGGGCAGGGAAGAGCTCTGCATGGCCATGAATGGGAGGGCAGGTGTGTGTGAGACAGTCTCCCTGGCCAGACCTGGTTGGCACTGTAAGGAAATCTGAGGCCCTGCCTGAGGTCACTAGGGAGTCTGGCTGCAGTCTACAGGCACCTACTACGGGGTCAGGGCGACCTGGGCAAACGAGGCTGCCACCTGCTGGTTTGTGGCCAGGCGTAGAAACAAACCCTGTCCCAAGCTGAGACTGGGGACAGCTGCCCACGCTGGGTTAGTGACATCTAGGCTTCTCCCCCCACCTGCGACACAGGGCACTTGCTTTGATGAAAGCCCGGAGAACCGTTGGGCCATGAACAGCCTCGCGTGGCACTGGAGTTGCTGGGTCGAGCAGCGGGGTAGACTGATGGCCAGATTGGCATTGGGcgtggaatgtattagcagggaCTCAAGCTGGGCAGCAGTGGGCTTGTGTAGGGACTGTTCCTGTGGGCAGGGAGTGTACTCTGGTTAAGGGCTGTAATGCcactgcagggcactgggctttggccctgggccccagcctgcCGTCTTTGCTCTCCATTCCCATTGCCTTACGAAGGGACATGAGGCCCCGGGGCAGGAGGGTTTGTGAGGCCAGCGGACGGGTTCCGTAGTAGGTGGCTGCTCGCGTGTTCATAGCGAAACCTCATGAACACGGCAGAGATCAGCCAGGGTGACCGGGGCGCGGGCGCGTTCGGGCAGGTGTGCACACACATGTGGTAATCAGGGCTttccctctgccctgctcccttGTCCGTCTCGCTGCAGGGCGGAGTGGtgatgggggcgggaggggtccTAGGGCTGCCTTTTTTCCATCCCAGACAATAAGACCCAGGATGTGAACAGCCTCTTGGCTTTCTCCCCTAGGTGATGTATAGGGTGATACAGGTGGCGGAGGGGCAGCTGGATGGGCAGACGGAGGGCACCGGCGCCATCAGCGGCTATCCTGCAGCACAGTCCATGACCCAGGTGAGTGGCGCTGAGATGGAGCCGTCGTGGCGACAGGAGGAGGTGGCGCTGCAGGTGCCTGGCAGGCTGGGGAGGTGCCAACGCACCGAGGTCTGTACTGCAGCTCACTCAGGGTTCGTCACGTCTATCCCAGGCCCTGGTAACGCCCCTGTTCAGGCCAGAGACCCTGGTAGTGGATGGCTAACCAgtgttgggggctggggtggtttggggggcagggcctgggacgtGGAGCCTTTCACTCCCAGCTCCAGTCTGGCCCAGGTCAGTGTTACCCCAGGTCATTCTCCCGGGGATGGTCACGATCCCGTTTGTGGCTCTCGGCCCGGTTCTTCGTGTCACCGATTGGGCCGTGTTGCCCAAACTTTCCCTTCCAGCAGGAATCCCTCCAGGGCAGGAGGAGCCCTTAGGGGTCAGACACCGGCCTGGCCATTCTGTGAGCGCATAGATGACTGCGGTCTGCAGGGCTGGCCCTCCACTGAGCTGTGCGAAACAGGGTCTGGGGGAGGGGTCGCTTTACATCAGAGGTTCCCAGTGGTTTGTTCTGAATTTCCCTCTTTGGAAATTCACGTCCCATGTGCACCGCCCCCACAGCCGCCCGCTCCCTGCAGCGGTCTGGGCGGGTCTCAGCTGCCAGGACCCAGCTTCCTGCCCATCTCGCTCCCCCACTGCGCAGGAGAAGCAGATTGAGTCGTGCTGAAGGGCTGGGCTCAAGAGGGGAAATTGAAAGCTGCACCTAGTGGGACCTGCTCCCCCCTGGACCTCAGCCCTTCAGCACGACCCTGTTCACATCCCCtgtctggggttgggggggggggggaagctcttGGACTGTGTGGGAGAGGCTCTGTCATCAGGGGCAGTGCGTGGGGCTCTGTGCCCTGCGGCCACAGTGAAGGAGGGATGGGGGCGCTCTGtcagcaggggcagcatgcagggctCTGTGCCTGGGGCTGTGCTGAAGGGATGGGGTCGGGAGGAGGTTGTGTCTGGCTTGGGGGTCAGTACTCCTGGGGTGCAGCCTTCTGCTGTCCACTCAGAGTCCCCACCGGCCTCCCCAGCAGAGAAAGGGAACTGCCCACTGGGGGCTGTGGCAGTGTGGGAGCGAGGCAAGCAGGGAGACCACCCACACAGAGCCAAGCCTGCTTCCCCTGCCAGACAGAGCCCCCTCTGTACACCAGCCCTTCAGTGTGGCCCCATTGGGTCTGCGCCTCCCTGATAACCCCGTCCTGCCCCTGGGGACCCACTCCctacagtttgggaacctctgctctAGATCTCGCTTTCCTTtgcccctctctgctccaggCTGTTATCCAGGGTGCATTTACCAGCGAAGATGCTGTTGAAACGGAAGCCACAGCCACGGAGACCCACTACACGTACTTCCCCACGACAGCTGTGGCAGACACCAGCACCTCTGCCGGTGCGGGGACCACGGCCACCGCGGTGGTGACCACCCAGAACTCAGAGGCCCTCCTGGGGCAGGCCACACCCACTGGTACAGGTTGGATGACTTGGGGGCTGGGACTCAGCCTGCGTTCTCGGGGCCTGTCTCCCGTGACTTGTGCAGCCGGCTCCGACGTGGGTCAGCTGTGGAGTCCTCCATGCTGGTGGTGCAGCCTTCTGCTGCTACCACGCCGATGGGCTTCCCTGGCGTGCCGGGAACTTGGACTCCCCAGCTTGCAGGGGTGCCCAGCCTCGAGGCTGCCTTGGAGAGCAGGGACCTCCCTCCCCTTTACCCCAGCACAGAGCACCCCAGAGTGGGGTCGCTCTGCCCCAGTGGGGCTTCGCtcgctctgtgctgggatgttgATTCTAAACTGGTCAGTTTGCCTTTTGCTTCTTCTCGGTTTcactccctgcttctccccaAAGCTGTTCCCAGCAGTGGGACTGTTTAAATTCAGAGAAGACACCTCAATGCTGATTCGAGTTGGCTCCGTTTGTCCCCTCTTGTTTCTAGACTTAAATGCTGCCCCTTACAAATCTGTAGCCTCAGAGGTACTGAGGATTGCtgcctcccactgacttctgggAGTTGTCTGCTTGGTACCTCCCAAAACCAGGCCACAAATTGAGCGTCACCTAAACCCAGAGGTTCAAGCCCTGTTTGttgcagagcagctgctgccgATGCATTTCCCTCCTGTGTCCAGATACGCTGGCAGCGCATGAAGCCAGTGCGGTCACCCCAGAGATGGGTCAGCGGTGCTCCCTCGCCCCACGCATATGGCTTTCTCTCATACCTTGTGCGAACGTTCCCCTTGTGATCCCATCTCTTGTGTTTCCAATTGTTCAGGGCAGTTCTTCGTGATGATGTCACCCCAGGAAGTTCTGCAGGGCGGAGCTCAGAGATCTATCGCGCCCAGGAATCACCCCTACTCTCCGTGAGTGTTTGTCCAGCCCCATGCGCGGCTTCTAATCCCGCTTTCCTCCTTCTTCCCTAGTAGCCTTCTTTCTTATGTCTCCCACTTGTGGGGAGAGTGGGAGTCTGTGTTCTGATCTACAGCTATGGGGAGCAGCTGTGGGCTGATCCACGGGGCTGGGAGTCGGGATTTCCCACTTCTGTTCCTGGCTGTCCCACTGGCTTGCTGTTTGTGTATCGTTACgccactccctgcctcagtttccctccctgtAAAACAGCTCTACCCTgagtaaagtgcttggagatgtGCCATGGGGCTTGTCGTTCAGTGCGGAGCGTCTGCGTTACACTGCCTGGTGGGGTTGTTTGCTTTTCAGGAAATCCGAAGCTCCTCGGACGACCCGGGATGAGAAACGCCGAGCACAACACAATGAAGGTaggggcaggggccctggggggtggggaggttggggtTTGGGGCGGGGAGAAGCAAGAGCGTCCTCCATTGACAGCAGCTTTAGATCCCAGGGGAATTTTGCCTTCAGAAGTAGATGTAAGGAGCCGTTTCCCTTGGTTAACCCTTGATCTGTTCCCACCCAGATGGAAAAGCTCTCTTAAGATGGAAAGCACATGCCAGTGGGAGCACTGTAGTTATCAGCCCCGGAAATCCACAGCTAAGAAGTTTAAACTTAAAACCAACTaagtcctttgaaaatctggacgTGCACAGGTAGGGCACCCAACCAGGCCTTAACTCTGCCTCCAGCCATCCCTTCGTAGTTCCCCTCCTAGCTAGGGCCGACCCTGAAAACCCTGTATGTTCCCCGCCTCTGCAGGCTCCCTGTAAGATGGTACTCTGGGAGCAAGGGTTTGAAGGCGCTCAGGCTACAGCTGTGGGCATCTTAAATGTGGGTACGCTTCTGGCCTCGTCCCATCCCTAGCATCGTTCGGCGTAGGGCCTTTCGGAGGACGTCTGGATGAGCTGCTGCCCTTGTGGGTAATCAAGAAGGCTCTTTGCTGTCTGTCGCGCTGGCTTCCCTTCCCAGGGCAGGAAGGCCCGAGGCGGGCCCAGGGGGCTCGTGTGTGCACGTGCCCAGCTCTCAGTGGAACCGGAAGAGCAGGGGCCAGGGACCTCTCCCGCGGCTCTCCGCACGCAGCGTGAGGCTGTACGAAGGGCAGAGCTTGCGATCCCAAGTGTAGGACTCGAATGTCTGCGGTCAGGGAAGTGGCatggtctagaccagtggttctcaacctgtggcccatgggctgctTGTGGCCATCACCACACCGCTGCAGCCCATGGGACGTCCTCAGGGCCACCTAGCTAGTATTGGATGCGGCCCGCATAACACATTGTGGGTCGCATATGGTAAATGGGTCGAGAACCACTCTTCTAGACAGACATGGTGTCTCAGGTTCCTCCCCCAGCCTTAGGGCATtggagggcagagttaaggtgattTGGGTGCCTGGCCTGTGTGTTGTCTGTTTGTCAAAGGGTTGGGTCCTTAAGCTTAACTTCAGCTCCGGGTTTCCAATGACAGTGTTCTCCCAGCGCGACAAAGCGGCTGTGCCTGCTCCCTAGCCAGGGGGCTTTGTTCCCACTGCACCAGACATGGAAGCATCCCAGCAAGGGAAAGGGTTAATCGCTCCTGCCCCACCTGTTGGGCTCTTTCTCCTAACGAGCCTAATTAGCAGTGTCACCCCAACGAGCCTGGGGTCTCATCTCCAGCCCCCATCCTACCTTCTCCACCCTTCCCCTCCGCAATCCAACCCCACCAGATCCTCTTTGCTGCCGTTCTCCCGTTCccgttttctctctcctcccaggaTCCCACCTCCAGCCATGGCCAGGGTGGGTGTAGAGACACCTGTCAAGGAGGGCTGTGTTCAGCTCTCAGGGCACAGCTCTCGCTAGGGAAACCTGGGCTGAGGTGAGGGTAGCCGTCTGCAGCCCcagaggccctggggctggggttcCTGTAAGCTTGGGAACCTTCCTGAAATTCcatcccctttccccaccccagtggaGCGCCGACGCA
Proteins encoded in this window:
- the USF1 gene encoding upstream stimulatory factor 1 isoform X1; this translates as MKGQQKAAETEEGTVQIQEGAVATGEDPTSVAIASIQSAATFSDPNIKYVFRTENGGTQVMYRVIQVAEGQLDGQTEGTGAISGYPAAQSMTQAVIQGAFTSEDAVETEATATETHYTYFPTTAVADTSTSAGAGTTATAVVTTQNSEALLGQATPTGTGQFFVMMSPQEVLQGGAQRSIAPRNHPYSPKSEAPRTTRDEKRRAQHNEVERRRRDKINNWIVQLSKIIPDCSMENTKSGQSKGGILSKACDYIQELRQSNHRLSEELQGLDQLQMDNDVLRQQVEDLKNKNLILRAQLRQHGVEIIIKNDTH
- the USF1 gene encoding upstream stimulatory factor 1 isoform X3, with the protein product MKGQQKAAETEEGTVQIQEVATGEDPTSVAIASIQSAATFSDPNIKYVFRTENGGTQVMYRVIQVAEGQLDGQTEGTGAISGYPAAQSMTQAVIQGAFTSEDAVETEATATETHYTYFPTTAVADTSTSAGAGTTATAVVTTQNSEALLGQATPTGTGQFFVMMSPQEVLQGGAQRSIAPRNHPYSPKSEAPRTTRDEKRRAQHNEVERRRRDKINNWIVQLSKIIPDCSMENTKSGQSKGGILSKACDYIQELRQSNHRLSEELQGLDQLQMDNDVLRQQVEDLKNKNLILRAQLRQHGVEIIIKNDTH
- the USF1 gene encoding upstream stimulatory factor 1 isoform X2, which encodes MKGQQKAAETEEGTVQIQEGAVATGEDPTSVAIASIQSAATFSDPNIKYVFRTENGGTQVMYRVIQVAEGQLDGQTEGTGAISGYPAAQSMTQAVIQGAFTSEDAVETEATATETHYTYFPTTAVADTSTSAGAGTTATAVVTTQNSEALLGQATPTGQFFVMMSPQEVLQGGAQRSIAPRNHPYSPKSEAPRTTRDEKRRAQHNEVERRRRDKINNWIVQLSKIIPDCSMENTKSGQSKGGILSKACDYIQELRQSNHRLSEELQGLDQLQMDNDVLRQQVEDLKNKNLILRAQLRQHGVEIIIKNDTH
- the USF1 gene encoding upstream stimulatory factor 1 isoform X4 yields the protein MYRVIQVAEGQLDGQTEGTGAISGYPAAQSMTQAVIQGAFTSEDAVETEATATETHYTYFPTTAVADTSTSAGAGTTATAVVTTQNSEALLGQATPTGTGQFFVMMSPQEVLQGGAQRSIAPRNHPYSPKSEAPRTTRDEKRRAQHNEVERRRRDKINNWIVQLSKIIPDCSMENTKSGQSKGGILSKACDYIQELRQSNHRLSEELQGLDQLQMDNDVLRQQVEDLKNKNLILRAQLRQHGVEIIIKNDTH